Proteins encoded by one window of Cannabis sativa cultivar Pink pepper isolate KNU-18-1 chromosome 4, ASM2916894v1, whole genome shotgun sequence:
- the LOC115715293 gene encoding ribonuclease 3-like protein 2 encodes MNPPFFYAGIELPPPNWISPPPDDAAAIGAVERIVGYCFKNKRLLFDALTHSSAGVLMDSTAASASASYQRLEFLGDATLGLAVSNYVFLAYPDIDPGHLSLIRSANVSTEKLARVAVRHGLYRYVRRNAAALDEKVREFSEAVCKEEHGVAHGGSIKAPKVLADIVESIAAAVYVDVNFDLQKLWVIFRGLLEPMVTLEDLLQQPQPVTMLFELCQKHGKQVDIRHWRNESKNVASVYVDGKFVASGSSEHKEISKLNAAKLALCKLSKSLPNNIDGLSQIMNGIKESFEIEGAKQKLHELCGKKKWPKPTFKMEKAEGPAHERTFVSSVKISTVDGVLFMMGDGKSRVRDAESSAASLMIRALQESDIL; translated from the exons ATGAATCCTCCTTTCTTCTACGCCGGCATCGAGCTGCCGCCGCCGAACTGGATCTCTCCACCACCGGACGATGCTGCGGCGATCGGAGCAGTTGAGAGGATCGTCGGCTACTGCTTTAAGAACAAGAGGCTTTTATTTGACGCTTTGACCCACTCGTCGGCGGGGGTGCTGATGGACTCCACGGCGGCGTCGGCGTCGGCGTCGTACCAGCGGCTTGAGTTTCTAGGCGATGCCACGTTGGGACTCGCCGTCAGCAACTACGTCTTTCTGGCTTACCCTGACATTGATCCCGGCCACCTCTCATTGATCCGCTCCGCCAATGTGAGTACCGAAAAGCTCGCACGCGTGGCCGTGCGACACGGCCTCTATCGCTACGTTCGCCGTAATGCTGCAGCTCTTGATGAAAAG GTTAGGGAATTTTCCGAAGCTGTATGTAAAGAAGAACATGGAGTTGCACATGGTGGGTCAATAAAAGCACCTAAAGTTCTTGCTGATATAGTAGAGTCTATAGCTGCTGCTGTATATGTAGATGTCAATTTTGATCTTCAAAAACTCTGGGTG ATTTTCAGGGGTCTTTTGGAGCCAATGGTGACACTTGAAGACTTGCTACAACAACCCCAACCAGTGACCATGTTGTTTGAGCTTTGCCAAAAGCATGGTAAGCAAGTTGACATAAGACATTGGAGAAACGAGTCCAAAAACGTGGCGAGTGTGTATGTAGATGGCAAGTTTGTTGCGTCCGGTTCTTCAGAGCACAAGGAGATTTCTAAGCTAAATGCTGCTAAGTTAGCTTTGTGCAAGCTTTCGAAATCACTACCGAATAATATTGATGGTTTGTCGCAGATCATGAATGGTATTAAAGAGTCATTTGAAATTGAAGGTGCGAAACAGAAGCTACATGAACTTTGTGGCAAGAAGAAGTGGCCTAAACCAACTTTCAa AATGGAGAAAGCGGAAGGGCCTGCACATGAAAGAACATTTGTGTCCTCTGTTAAAATATCAACTGTAGATGGTGTACTATTTATGATGGGAGATGGAAAATCAAGAGTAAGAGATGCAGAAAGTTCTGCAGCTTCTTTGATGATCCGCGCCTTGCAAGAATCCGATATACTTTGA
- the LOC115713878 gene encoding nuclear transport factor 2, with translation MSNAYPGPVSAVQVGSYFVGQYYQVLQQQPDLVYQFYTESSSMVRIDGDLTDTVSEMLQIHSVIMSLNFTAIEIKTINSLESWNGGILVVVSGSVKAKDFAFRRNFIQTFFLAPQEKGYFVLNDVFQYINDETIYQQHQTPELSESKFDSQVNIPSPHPEPPVSDYDLEEEARDYVNSVHIEDDPVDVYSVPEQQQEEVETEVVVEESPVEEASAPFETVANAVQEAQSVAVEEPVGESVKKTYASILLAKGQSAPSNAPPAAPPVAPSVAPQTSFTGTQASSDWNHQYVEQQSYSPSPVVPDSGVEAADEGYGFDDEGEPKSVYVRNLCPDITEEEIEEEFKYFGRIKPDGVFIRSRKDIGLCYAFVEFEDILGVHNALKASPIQLTGRQVYIEERRPNSYGTGISRGGAIGGRRGRGRGGYQPESTRGRFGGRNFGRGGNQDSDYNRPRGNGFQSRGSR, from the exons ATGTCGAATGCGTATCCGGGTCCTGTCAGTGCTGTTCAG GTAGGCTCCTACTTTGTGGGACAGTACTATCAAGTTCTTCAACAGCAACCCGATCTAGTTTATCAGTTTTACACTGAATCAAGCTCTATGGTTCGCATCGATGGCGATTTAACTGATACTGTTTCTGAAATGCTG CAAATTCATTCAGTTATTATGTCTCTGAATTTTACTGCTATAGAGATTAAGACAATCAATTCTCTTGAGTCTTGGAATGGAGGTATACTCGTGGTGGTTTCGGGTTCTGTTAAAGCAAAGGACTTTGCTTTTAGGAGAAATTTTATCCAAACCTTTTTCTTGGCTCCTCAAGAGAAAGGTTATTTTGTTCTCAATGATGTATTTCAGTACATTAATGATGAAACAATTTACCAGCAGCATCAAACACCCGAGCTTTCCGAAAGCAAATTTGATTCCCAAGTGAACATTCCTAGCCCTCATCCCGAGCCACCAG TTTCTGACTATGATTTGGAGGAAGAGGCCAGGGATTATGTCAATTCTGTTCATATTGAAGATGATCCAGTTGATGTATACAGTGTCCCGGAGCAACAACAAGAGGAAGTGGAAACAGAAGTTGTGGTGGAAGAAAGTCCGGTAGAAGAAGCATCTGCTCCATTTGAAACTGTGGCTAATGCTGTACAAGAAGCCCAATCGGTGGCAGTGGAAGAACCTGTTGGAGAATCTGTTAAGAAAACATATGCTTCGATT TTGCTCGCCAAAGGGCAGTCTGCACCTTCAAATGCACCTCCAGCTGCACCTCCCGTTGCACCTTCAGTCGCACCTCAAACTTCTTTTACGGGAACCCAAGCTTCTTCAGATTGGAACCATCAGTATGTTGAGCAACAATCGTACTCTCCATCGCCAGTTGTGCCTGATTCTGGAGTGGAGGCAGCGGATGAAGGCTATGGCTTTGATGATGAAG GTGAACCGAAATCTGTCTACGTGAGAAACTTGTGTCCTGATATAACTGAAGAGGAGATTGAGGAAGAATTTAAGTACTTTGGCCGCATTAAGCCTGATGGGGTGTTCATCAGGAGCCGCAAG GACATTGGACTCTGCTATGCTTTCGTCGAGTTTGAAGATATTCTTGGCGTTCACAATGCACTCAAG GCATCGCCCATTCAATTAACTGGAAGGCAAGTTTATATCGAGGAGCGTAGACCTAACAGCTATGGCACCGGTATTTCCCGAGGTGGAGCTATTGGAGGAA GACGGGGAAGAGGCAGAGGTGGTTACCAACCAGAGTCCACTAGAGGGCGTTTTGGTGGTAGAAATTTCGGTAGGGGTGGAAACCAGGACAGTGACTACAACAGACCGAGAGGCAATGGTTTCCAATCTCGAGGTTCTCGATAA
- the LOC115715023 gene encoding pre-mRNA-processing factor 39-1 isoform X3: MSSEEERLWNIVKANSLDFNAWTALIEETEKVTENNILKIRKVYDAFLAEFPLCYGYWKKYADHEAHSGSIDKVVEVYERAVQGVTYSVDIWLHYCIFAISTYGDPETVRRFFERALAYVGTDYLSFPLWDKYIEYEYMQQDWSQLAMIYTRILENPNQQLDRYFNSFKELAGNRPLSELRTSEEAAAAAPSEAAPVADVPLEETVADQVDGEEVHTDGADPSVKAGSTDAEELEKYIAVREEMYKKAKEFDSKIIGFETAIRRPYFHVRPLNVAELENWHNYLDFIEREGDLNKVVKLYERCLIACANYSEYWIRYVLCMEASKSLDHANNALVRATQVFVKRHPEIHLFAARLKEQSGDTAGARAAYQLVHSEISPGLLEAIIKHANMERRLGNLEDAYSLFEQAIAVEKGKEHSLALPMLFAQYSRFAYLVSGNAVKAREILVEALEHVQLSKPLLEALIHFESIQSQPKQIDYLESLVLKFIEPNSETTNVASVAEREELSSIFLEFLNLFGDAQSIKKAEDHHAKLFLPHRSTTELKKRHAEDFLASDKTKLAKAYSGAPSPSAQSVMGAYPNAQNQWAAGYAAQPQAWPPASQAQGQQWNPGYTQQAAAYGGAYSAYGSSYTAPQVPAAAAVPQSAAAAAAYAAYPPTYPAQQTYPQSYAQPTAAAAAATVASVQQPASATQAYYSGYY, translated from the exons ATGTCTTCTGAAGAAGAAAGGTTGTGGAACATCGTGAAGGCAAATTCTTTAGATTTTAATGCCTGGACTGCTTTGATTGAAGAGACAGAGAAAGTAACAGAG AACAACATATTGAAAATCAGAAAAGTTTATGATGCATTTTTAGCAGAGTTTCCATTGTGTTATGGTTATTGGAAGAAGTATGCTGATCATGAGGCTCACTCGGGTTCTATTGATAAAGTTGTTGAGGTTTATGAGCGAGCTGTTCAGGGAGTTACCTATTCAGTCGACATCTGGCTGCATTACTGCATATTTGCAATAAGCACTTATGGAGACCCAGAAACTGTTAGAAG GTTTTTTGAGCGAGCACTTGCTTATGTTGGAACAGATTACCTTTCCTTCCCTCTCTGGGATAAGTATATTGAGTATGAATATATGCAGCAGGATTGGAGTCAACTTGCCATGATTTATACTAGAATTTTAGAGAATCCAAATCAACAACTGGACCGCTATTTTAACAG CTTTAAAGAATTGGCTGGTAACCGGCCTCTGTCAGAACTGAGGACTTCTGAAGAGGCTGCTGCTGCTGCACCTTCAGAAGCTGCTCCTGTAGCAGATGTGCCTTTGGAGGAAACTGTTGCTGACCAAGTAGACGGAGAAGAGGTCCATACTGATGGTGCAGATCCATCTGTTAAAGCTGGCTCAACAGATGCTGAGGAGTTGGAGAAGTACATTGCCGTTAGAGAGGAGATGTATAAGAAAGCTAAAGAGTTTGATTCAAAGATCATTGGTTTTGAAACAGCTATCAGGAGGCCCTACTTTCACGTGCGCCCCCTTAATGTCGCAGAACTTGAAAATTGGCACAACTACCTGGATTTTATAGAAAGAGAAGGAGATTTGAACAAG GTTGTCAAGCTGTATGAAAGATGCCTAATTGCATGTGCAAATTACTCCGAGTACTGGATTCGATATGTTTTGTGCATGGAAGCCAGTAAAAGTTTGGATCATGCCAATAATGCACTTGTTCGTGCAACCCAAGTTTTTGTTAAG AGGCATCCAGAAATTCATCTTTTCGCTGCTAGGCTCAAAGAACAAAGTGGGGACACTGCAGGTGCTCGTGCTGCTTATCAGCTTGTACATTCTGAAATTTCACCAGGGCTTCTAGAAGCAATAATAAAACATGCAAACATGGAACGTCGGctg GGTAATTTGGAAGATGCTTATTCATTATTCGAACAAGCTATTGCCGttgaaaaaggaaaagaacaTTCACTGGCGTTACCTATGTTATTTGCTCAATATTCACGGTTTGCATACTTG GTATCTGGGAATGCTGTAAAAGCTAGGGAAATTCTTGTTGAAGCACTTGAACATGTCCAATTGTCAAAACCTCTTCTCGAG GCCCTAATACATTTTGAGTCGATACAGTCCCAACCAAAGCAAATTGATTACCTAGAATCATTGGTTCTGAAGTTCATAGAGCCCAACTCTGAGACAACCAACGTTGCAAGTGTTGCCGAAAGAGAAGAGCTGTCTAGCATTTTTTTGGAG tttttgaATCTTTTTGGAGATGCTCAATCTATCAAGAAGGCCGAGGATCATCACGCGAAGCTCTTCTTACCTCATAGAAGCACAACAGAGTTGAAAAAACGTCACGCTGAGGATTTTCTAGCATCAGATAAAACAAAATTAGCGAAAGCCTACTCTGGTGCTCCTTCACCATCAGCTCAGTCCGTGATGGGAGCATATCCGAATGCACAGAATCAATGGGCTGCTGGTTATGCTGCCCAGCCTCAAGCTTGGCCACCAGCTTCACAAGCTCAGGGACAGCAATGGAACCCCGGCTATACCCAACAG GCTGCTGCATATGGCGGTGCATACAGTGCTTACGGTAGCAGCTACACCGCTCCACAAGTACCTGCTGCTGCAGCGGTGCCTCAgagtgctgctgctgctgcagcATATGCCGCTTATCCTCCTACATATCCTGCTCag CAGACATACCCACAAAGCTATGCACAGCCCACAGCAGCAGCTGCTGCTGCAACAGTTGCTTCGGTACAGCAACCGGCTTCAGCGACCCAGGCCTATTACAGCGGTTACTATTAA
- the LOC115715023 gene encoding pre-mRNA-processing factor 39-1 isoform X4: MQQDWSQLAMIYTRILENPNQQLDRYFNSFKELAGNRPLSELRTSEEAAAAAPSEAAPVADVPLEETVADQVDGEEVHTDGADPSVKAGSTDAEELEKYIAVREEMYKKAKEFDSKIIGFETAIRRPYFHVRPLNVAELENWHNYLDFIEREGDLNKVVKLYERCLIACANYSEYWIRYVLCMEASKSLDHANNALVRATQVFVKRHPEIHLFAARLKEQSGDTAGARAAYQLVHSEISPGLLEAIIKHANMERRLGNLEDAYSLFEQAIAVEKGKEHSLALPMLFAQYSRFAYLVSGNAVKAREILVEALEHVQLSKPLLEALIHFESIQSQPKQIDYLESLVLKFIEPNSETTNVASVAEREELSSIFLEFLNLFGDAQSIKKAEDHHAKLFLPHRSTTELKKRHAEDFLASDKTKLAKAYSGAPSPSAQSVMGAYPNAQNQWAAGYAAQPQAWPPASQAQGQQWNPGYTQQAAAYGGAYSAYGSSYTAPQVPAAAAVPQSAAAAAAYAAYPPTYPAQQTYPQSYAQPTAAAAAATVASVQQPASATQAYYSGYY, translated from the exons ATGCAGCAGGATTGGAGTCAACTTGCCATGATTTATACTAGAATTTTAGAGAATCCAAATCAACAACTGGACCGCTATTTTAACAG CTTTAAAGAATTGGCTGGTAACCGGCCTCTGTCAGAACTGAGGACTTCTGAAGAGGCTGCTGCTGCTGCACCTTCAGAAGCTGCTCCTGTAGCAGATGTGCCTTTGGAGGAAACTGTTGCTGACCAAGTAGACGGAGAAGAGGTCCATACTGATGGTGCAGATCCATCTGTTAAAGCTGGCTCAACAGATGCTGAGGAGTTGGAGAAGTACATTGCCGTTAGAGAGGAGATGTATAAGAAAGCTAAAGAGTTTGATTCAAAGATCATTGGTTTTGAAACAGCTATCAGGAGGCCCTACTTTCACGTGCGCCCCCTTAATGTCGCAGAACTTGAAAATTGGCACAACTACCTGGATTTTATAGAAAGAGAAGGAGATTTGAACAAG GTTGTCAAGCTGTATGAAAGATGCCTAATTGCATGTGCAAATTACTCCGAGTACTGGATTCGATATGTTTTGTGCATGGAAGCCAGTAAAAGTTTGGATCATGCCAATAATGCACTTGTTCGTGCAACCCAAGTTTTTGTTAAG AGGCATCCAGAAATTCATCTTTTCGCTGCTAGGCTCAAAGAACAAAGTGGGGACACTGCAGGTGCTCGTGCTGCTTATCAGCTTGTACATTCTGAAATTTCACCAGGGCTTCTAGAAGCAATAATAAAACATGCAAACATGGAACGTCGGctg GGTAATTTGGAAGATGCTTATTCATTATTCGAACAAGCTATTGCCGttgaaaaaggaaaagaacaTTCACTGGCGTTACCTATGTTATTTGCTCAATATTCACGGTTTGCATACTTG GTATCTGGGAATGCTGTAAAAGCTAGGGAAATTCTTGTTGAAGCACTTGAACATGTCCAATTGTCAAAACCTCTTCTCGAG GCCCTAATACATTTTGAGTCGATACAGTCCCAACCAAAGCAAATTGATTACCTAGAATCATTGGTTCTGAAGTTCATAGAGCCCAACTCTGAGACAACCAACGTTGCAAGTGTTGCCGAAAGAGAAGAGCTGTCTAGCATTTTTTTGGAG tttttgaATCTTTTTGGAGATGCTCAATCTATCAAGAAGGCCGAGGATCATCACGCGAAGCTCTTCTTACCTCATAGAAGCACAACAGAGTTGAAAAAACGTCACGCTGAGGATTTTCTAGCATCAGATAAAACAAAATTAGCGAAAGCCTACTCTGGTGCTCCTTCACCATCAGCTCAGTCCGTGATGGGAGCATATCCGAATGCACAGAATCAATGGGCTGCTGGTTATGCTGCCCAGCCTCAAGCTTGGCCACCAGCTTCACAAGCTCAGGGACAGCAATGGAACCCCGGCTATACCCAACAG GCTGCTGCATATGGCGGTGCATACAGTGCTTACGGTAGCAGCTACACCGCTCCACAAGTACCTGCTGCTGCAGCGGTGCCTCAgagtgctgctgctgctgcagcATATGCCGCTTATCCTCCTACATATCCTGCTCag CAGACATACCCACAAAGCTATGCACAGCCCACAGCAGCAGCTGCTGCTGCAACAGTTGCTTCGGTACAGCAACCGGCTTCAGCGACCCAGGCCTATTACAGCGGTTACTATTAA
- the LOC115715066 gene encoding uncharacterized protein LOC115715066 encodes MLLRSSSTPVLGSLLQSFAESPNNIMTIYNNSNNNNNSHNSPNNKFGFLQNGYLNLSSVSSNSSPIDSQVKKNCLERTQSEGNLEGLLGYELPVTKMFPRRPKCLMLQTIPSFSFRNSNGKNEYEDDDDDDEREELEEDVDEREMKSNGLGLENVMMMMNFNEDDMTSMDKIWSMSSFEQENERRVSHKMRVVEVGGGGGRGGGNGNGGGNGDFSPYGSGGNEWDKQGFEEYYKKLVEENPGNPLFLRNYAQFLYEAKRDLKGAEEYYSRAILADPKEGDMLSQYAKIVWELHHDQERAASYFERAIQVSPKDSHVQAAYANFLWETEDDEDEEDDDDMAGELRAMTANIRQGTIASA; translated from the exons ATGCTGCTTAGGAGTTCATCAACACCAGTTCTTGGATCCCTTCTCCAATCTTTTGCTGAAAGTCCAAATAATATTATGACtatttataataattcaaataataataataatagtcacAATAGTCCCAACAACAAATTTGGTTTTCTTCAAAATGGGTATCTAAATCTCTCTTCAGTTTCTTCAAATTCCTCACCAATTGATAGCCAAGTTAAGAAAAATTGCTTGGAAAGAACTCAATCTGAAGGTAACTTAGAGGGATTATTAGGTTACGAGTTACCAGTTACCAAAATGTTTCCAAGGAGGCCTAAGTGCTTGATGCTTCAAACCATACCTTCTTTctcatttcgaaattctaatgGTAAGAATGAatatgaagatgatgatgatgatgatgaaagaGAAGAGTTAGAAGAAGATGTTGATGAAAGGGAGATGAAAAGCAATGGTCTTGGTTTGGAgaatgtgatgatgatgatgaatttTAATGAGGATGATATGACTAGTATGGACAAGATTTGGAGTATGAGTAGTTTTGAACAAGAAAATGAGAGGAGGGTGTCTCATAAAATGCGGGTTGTTGAGGTTGGTGGTGGCGGTGGCCGCGGTGGTGGTAATGGCAATGGTGGTGGTAATGGAGACTTTAGTCCATATGGTTCAGGTGGGAATGAATGGGATAAGCAAGGGTTTGAAGAGTATTACAAGAAATTGGTTGAGGAAAATCCTGGAAACCCTTTGTTCCTTAGAAACTATGCTCAGTTTCTATATGAG GCAAAGAGAGACCTTAAAGGAGCTGAAGAATATTACTCAAGGGCAATTTTAGCAGATCCTAAAGAAGGTGATATGTTATCACAATATGCCAAAATAGTATGGGAATTACACCATGACCAAGAAAGAGCTGCAAGTTACTTTGAAAGAGCTATTCAAGTTTCTCCAAAAGACAG CCATGTTCAAGCTGCATATGCAAATTTCCTTTGGGAAACagaagatgatgaagatgaggAGGATGACGACGATATGGCGGGAGAGCTTCGCGCCATGACTGCTAATATTCGTCAAGGAACCATAGCTTCTGCTTAG